Proteins from a genomic interval of Medicago truncatula cultivar Jemalong A17 chromosome 3, MtrunA17r5.0-ANR, whole genome shotgun sequence:
- the LOC11437095 gene encoding probable beta-1,4-xylosyltransferase IRX9H, whose protein sequence is MASFRRTLSPAYHDRHYINGDGTAFSPSSPSHKLPSSNTNYSAIASSFQRLIGGVFMRRYNRKGQWRKVAFRCVLCFFVGFLLGMFPFGNLIHEIPQQQRENNDNIIAFDINKTPQSDAKSILNNRVLKKHVSVGGGDADDEDEDKKGKGFMIEQVSLSSNMNAEKDNENLKERELGESEKIDIVARKQLIIVTPTYNRSFQSYFLNRLGQVLRLVPPPLLWVVVEMNSASMETAELLRKTGVMYRHLVCTKNSTDVKDRGVHQRNKALEHIEHHKLDGIVYFADDDNVYSLDLFQTIRDISRFGTWPVAMLAPSKNKAILEGPVCNGSQVLGWHTNEKSKRLRRFHVDMSGFAFNSTILWDPKRWRRPTSNPIRQLDSVKEGFQETTFIEQLVEDESQMEGSPPGCKKIMNWHLHLNVHNIVYPKGWMLEKNLDAVIHIK, encoded by the exons ATGGCGTCATTCCGACGGACGTTATCTCCGGCGTATCACGACCGTCACTATATAAACGGCGATGGTACCGCCTTTTCACCGTCGTCTCCATCTCACAAACTTCCATCTTCAAACACAAACTACTCTGCAATAGCGTCGTCGTTTCAGAGATTAATCGGTGGCGTTTTCATGCGACGCTACAATCGAAAGGGACAATGGCGAAAAGTTGCTTTCAGGTGCGTTCTTTGTTTCTTCGTTGGGTTTTTATTAGGTATGTTCCCTTTCGGTAATCTCATTCATGAAATTCCTCAACAACAACGTGAAAACAACGACAATATCATTGCTTTTGATATCAATAAAACTCCACAATCTGATGCCAAATCAATTCTCAATAATCGCGTTTTGAAAAAGCACGTTAGCGTCGGTGGTGGTGACGCCGACGACGAGGATGAGGATAAGAAGGGTAAGGGTTTTATGATTGAACAAGTAAGTTTGAGCTCAAATATGAACGCTGAGAAGGATAATGAAAATCTGAAAGAGAGGGAATTGGGTGAATCTGAGAAAATTGATATTGTGGCGAGGAAGCAATTGATTATTGTGACACCGACTTATAACCGCTCCTTTCAGTCGTATTTTTTGAATAGGTTAGGACAGGTTTTGAGGTTGGTGCCGCCGCCGCTTTTATGGGTGGTGGTGGAAATGAATTCTGCTTCTATGGAAACTGCTGAATTGTTGAGGAAAACGGGTGTGATGTATAGGCATTTGGTGTGTACTAAGAATTCAACGGATGTGAAGGATAGAGGAGTTCATCAGAGAAATAAAGCGTTGGAGCATATTGAACATCATAAACTTGATGGGATTGTTTACTTTGCTGATGATGATAATGTGTATTCTCTTGACTTGTTTCAGACAATCAGAGATATCAG TCGTTTTGGCACTTGGCCTGTCGCCATGCTTGCACCAAGCAAGAACAAGGCTATTTTGGAGGGTCCGGTATGCAATGGAAGCCAAGTGCTTGGGTGGCATACAAATGAGAAAAGTAAAAGACTTCGAAGATTTCATGTTGATATGTCTGGGTTTGCATTCAACAGCACAATCCTGTGGGATCCAAAGCGGTGGCGGCGCCCTACTTCAAATCCTATACGGCAATTAGACTCGGTGAAAGAGGGTTTTCAG GAGACCACCTTTATTGAACAATTGGTGGAAGATGAGAGTCAAATGGAAGGTTCGCCACCTGGTTGCAAGAAAATAATGAATTGGCATCTTCATTTGAATGTTCATAATATAGTTTATCCAAAGGGTTGGATGCTTGAGAAAAACCTAGATGCTGTCATCCACATCAAGTAA